In Leptospira bourretii, a genomic segment contains:
- a CDS encoding LIC_13241 domain-containing protein, whose translation MNAIELNDLPYLREESLRVFRWLLAKYPNIESPAPQTQEPIEFPIRWKTEQMGQVFEWVISDMGSVTLRLGGLEGNRRNPAPIFYLSLRKGEEGKLQWTDPEGNPIPFPDPSILVEIQNRIQLYIDSVS comes from the coding sequence ATGAATGCCATTGAACTCAATGATTTGCCTTATTTAAGAGAAGAATCCCTCCGCGTTTTTCGTTGGTTGTTGGCAAAATATCCAAATATAGAAAGTCCGGCACCTCAAACCCAAGAACCTATCGAATTTCCCATTCGTTGGAAGACAGAACAGATGGGACAGGTCTTTGAATGGGTAATTTCAGACATGGGCTCCGTAACATTAAGGTTAGGTGGTTTGGAAGGGAATCGAAGGAATCCTGCACCTATCTTTTATTTGAGTTTGCGAAAAGGGGAGGAAGGGAAGTTACAATGGACAGATCCAGAAGGAAATCCGATTCCTTTCCCAGATCCATCCATTCTTGTGGAGATCCAAAACCGAATACAATTGTATATTGATTCGGTTTCCTAA